The genomic segment ccaaaatatattctaaaaactctactactcttaaatattccaaaatatattctaaaaatgtttcaaaatatactctaaaaactttGCTACagtcaaattttttaaaaacactcCCAACGGCAGCTAATCCAAATGGAGCCCAAGAGTTTGAGAAATGGATCTTTGGTTTCCTAAAATGGGTTgttgaaagaaaacaaaaggctgCAAAGGGAGGAAGAGTAAAGGGATTTGACATGTGGGATTGGTTGTTGATGGAGTGTTGGTTTTAGATAAAATTTGAGGCTTTTTATTTCTGGTAAAATTTGATGGAgtatcgatttaattttatcagtTTAATAATAAGAGGCGGGTGTATTTACCTTGTAGAGAAAGTGTTGGGGCTGGATAGAGAGTAAGAATTAGCCTAGGCTGCCGAAAGTACATTGGATTGCGATATTTTGCGTGCCTACAATTGTTGGAATTGCTTTTGATTCAGCTTGGGATGTTTGCTTGGCTTTTCCGATGGTGTTGCCAAGAAAAAGCAATCAtcaaaattctttttattttattttttaaaaatttttggtagAGAGGATTTCTTGGCTTTTGATAGTCTTGCTTGGAAGAAGACTATATGAAGGAAAATGTAGGCCATTGGGTCTATTTTGAAGCATAAATAGTGAAAGCAAGGGTGGTgggtgtaatttttaaaatttaaggaGACCTCTCTGAAATTGTttgaaacctcaggggaggtttctgaaattatcccaaaaaaaattcagcATTACTAAAGTAATTGTATTGTGTTTAAACaacttgtttatttgctttttccTCTTTCACATCTACTAACATTTATCATCGTAATCATATTTTACATGTAATAATGTGTAAAACAAAACCATCGTAGTTAGCAATTACTCCACTTCATATTTTAGTCCTTTGCATGGTTTTACCCAATTACTCATGGTCACCATTGCTAGAGTTAGGCATTGATTTTAAAAATTGTATCAAGTATGTAATCCGTTTTCTCTATTGTCCAATAAAATGTCCTCACtaattagttttctttttccaattcACTATTATCTGCgtaaatgaaaataatattatTCGTCGTGGAATCACATTTTTTTAAGTGTATTTGTGTTCTATCAATATTCAGTGACAAATACAAATTTACATTCATTTGTCTCTTCTTTCATTGTTAATATCCAATGCAcaaatttaataaaattatatattattttatttcttatatTCACTGAATTATAAACTGCCAAATTTCTAATATATTCTCTATGCCTTCCAATTCAAGAAAACCATACCATTTCTCCTCCTAAATACAAAGTTATATATCAATTAACAATGTTTAATAGACAGCCCATTTATGCATTTTCCCTTAAAGGCTCTTCACTtattacacttttttttttttatcttacacTTTACTGCAATGGTATGACACGCTATGATATTTCATACAATgacccaattcatttttatcAACAAGATGTGGCCAACAACCATGCACTTGTAACTTTTGCGCAGCATAATGAACATTGTCTAATGTAAAGGGCTATattaccatatatatatatatatatatatatatatatatatatatatatatatatatatatatatatatgtagaaCTCAAATTTTTAAAGATTTCTAATAGTGGCAACACCTGCAATTAAGATCTTATAAATTCTCTTAAACTCTCTTGACTCTTATAGATACTCTTAACAAGATTTATTAACTAATGTTTTATATATAACCTACTAGACTTATTGTGTAAGAAATCACTTACGcaaaaaattactaaataaagTATAAATTCCTAAATTACGTACATAACTACTAAAGACCTGATTCTAAATAAAACTACTAAATTATTAGACAAAAACTTGTAGTCTTGATTCATTTGCCAGCAAATCAATCATATAGTATTTGTTAGCCACTAATTTTTTCAACCCATATCAAGTCTTTTACGTGCCACCAATAATGGCTCTTTTATCGGCATTGACCTATTACCCAATTTGAACTTCATCCCTGCAGGAAGAACGACGATCTAATTTGGACAACAAAGAACTCAGGGTGGGTGGGGGGAACCAGAAGAGATGGGACCTTATGGCCCTGCTCGCCAACTCAGTTATCTTATATTGGGATACAACGATCCATCTGGATGGAAGATATATAGAAGTATAATGTTATCTTAGCAAAACGTGCACATCGTGCTTTGCTTTGCCATctaatcttcttcttcttttgttttttttgcttTGCTATCTAACCTGACTGTTCTGACACCAGAAatatttgtaaatttatttCTTGCCTGACCTCTTTTAATGCAGTATCAATTACTTCTGGAAAGCAACTTTGCTATATATCGCAACCACCGACACCCCAGGCACTAATTATTTGACACGATAACAGTCTTTTTTCTACACATGCTTCATGCTTCATGTCTTTTTTATACTTTGATCTTATCAGCTCATTCTACCATTTAATGCGACCGAAAAGAAAGTGAAACTGTCCCCCAAATCTGCCCGAATACCATCAAATAAATAGCCTACATGAATGTGTTATGTACTATAATCTTTTTCCTATTGCAGCTTGATGAAAATGGGAAATAGTTTTACCCTTCAACTCGTATAGACAATCAATATACACAATTTTTCTTTTACTGCAGTTTCTACATTGATCTCCTTTTTCTAATATTAAGTAACACGATGAATTAATCTCTTAAACTTCCAAATTGCAGTAATTACAGACAGATGTTTGCCAACTTACAACTACAGCTTGGCTAAATTTCTCAAgacaaagaaaaatatttttaagtagGCATCTATGTGCAATGTAGGTATGAAACCAGAGAATTCTAGTAGGGTTAATTAGAAATATCCAAAAATATTCAGGCAATTCATAGAATTATACTTATTAAAGCATGTCCTAATAATTATAGTGGaagtagtttaaaaaaaaaaaaaaaggaatgttgGGAACAAATTAAGCTaattaaaaataatcattttctttgttatacctaccaatttcattcaaaaataattattgtctttttcatacctaacaatttcaagttaattaaatcacagtttttttttaaaaaaagatagTAAGACAAAATTGTATAGTTTAGCTTATTAAACATTCAGTTTTAGATATTTATCAAACATTATAGATAGATTCAGTATTaagattcagacattcatatatttcttttcagcacttaaaatttagcaaattaattgtttcaatattcagtttcagaattcagattcaattttatcaaataggACCTTAGTGTGTACTCCTAATTGTAATtgaatttgatattttaaaattGACATTCAATACAAACTTTTATGTTTaactaaatttgatttttcaaagcCACAATTAatacaaaatctcaaattgaACTAAATTTGATTTCTTGTAAATCATATTTAGTACAAGATGTTAATTTTAACTAAATGTGATTTTATAAATGTGACATTCACTACAAACTCTTAATTTTAACTGAATTTGATTCTCTGAAAGTcactttcataaaaaaaaaattcaattttaacTAAATGAGATTTCCTTACATTCACATTCTATACAAACTCACAGTTTTAGCtacatttgattatttgttgaaACGTGATGCAACATGTTTGGTATACGTAACTTGATGGAACATATTTGTGCATTTGATATTTTATTTGATCAATGTTTCTAAACAAACTTGAAGTAACATATTTGCGGACGTACTAGTGTATAAGTCAATATTCGTAGTTACTCAATTTGTCAGGATCATAATCTGTTTTATCTTTGTCGTTGCTGTTTAGTTCAGCAAATGTTACTCCAAATCCTAGGCACATGAAACAAAGAAAATTATACTTCTTTTTtggtacaaaaagaaaaattacacttCAATTACTGCATTAGTATATGGTATTTTACAAAATTGGTGACAGAAAGAATAAGTTGTGATGCATATGTCATCTTACGTACCTTAATATGCAACACTGGTCTGgagtaaataaaaaggagaaTTTATGTAATCAAAATAGCAATTAATCAATCTTACAATTTTAGTATTGAGTTAGTTTTTGTTACCTATTGCATAAGTCCAATGCTTGACGGAGCCCTCAGTTTTTCAATCGCCTTCGTGAAGATTAACACCATGTTCTTTGTCGGAGCAAAGATTTGGAGGTTGGTGTGCTTTACCACCAAAGCTATGGAAGAATTCATCAGGATCAGGCTTGACCTTTATCTCAGCTTCTAAATTTTCCAGCCAGATTTGGACTAGCCATAATTGGTTGAAGTAATACTGAAAAACAACTATGCATTTTTTCCTAGTAAATGTTGTATCAACTCAACTGGCTGAACCAACGTTTATAGAATCAATTTTCATGTTGCAGTAGCTTTAAGATTATTACGTAGATGAagtccacattttgtgcttaaGATCTCAATTGGAGAAAACTTTCAGATGATAGTATTTACTACTTGCGTAATTAGCTTGATAATTTTATTAGAGGGGTAAAAAATGTCGTAGCATCGGTTCACTTGGTAgtagacaatttttttttcccaagttCTACAATGTTTTTTGGATGATTGGAAAAGGAATTCAGAGTATgttgacaacttttttttttaaggtagtCACTCGTATTGTTGCAAGaatggaaataaaaaaaaaatttggccctTCAAACCAAGAAACTGTACATTCATCCACTTCATGAATGGTGAAGCGCAATAGAAAGTCGtctattttttttactttttacttcttttcctttctttgttgGATGCTCAACAACACGATGGATTTGCTGAACAACACCATGAAAGCAACTCTTCGGCCATTTCCatgttgaaaatttcagaatggAAACCTCAATTGTTGCAAAGTCGATGCTTGACAACTTTAAGGTGGCATAAAGTGACTATCATGAAAGTTCAAAATACAAGTGAGAACTAGCTATAGCATTAAAGTGATTATCCGAATTACTAtaccggacccggatccgacccgtttacccgacgggtcttttattctatgttccggatccggatccggcgggtcccggatccgggtcgggtctacccgaacaaatttagcaaaatttataatttctaataaaaatgagaaaaaaatatattcgtaaactaatttctaactgatgcaaagaaaaaaccaaataaaaaaagaaatcaaattgactttattcaaatacatcatcctaatcaaattatattgataaatatatattttttaaattattaattcatttatatccgaatccgggtctaatacgggccggaatactatattccgtatccgacccgttttttgtttgacaaaacggatccggatccgaaaaacggaattaaatccctacccatacccgcaataatttcacggatccggtcCGAATctgggtctagacccgacccgttgacaggcctatgCTATAGTACaaagtagaggtggcaaaatgggcgggatgggcgggatttgcttgggtttaAAATGGAACCGAAtcatatgggtttgggcccaaccttacccatatATGTTTTGGGACTAAGttgggcgggatcactttgggatgggtttagattgatcccgtccaatacccaaatctattttctacatatttttttcctttaatttattttttatataattttaatattttttatttattaaatttcttttagttttattaaataaacatgcaagtggctttatactcaagattatcaccaaaaattggataaacaaataaaggaaaagatagatatacaatcatgactataaaaattgttaaagataatttttgaatctaagactccgtttggattggttattttttcaaaaaataagtttttcaaatacaatgttacagtaatatacaataactcaaaaaaacatcccatccatattagtatatcaaatatttcaaaaaaaatttatagtaaaaatttttcatttacactaatacaataaaatatttcaaaaacacccctcaaaaatagttaatccaaacggagcccttaCTATTTGAgtccaatgggtacccaagcattttccaaaatttcccatcaattaatgggtacaattgggatttgtcccattttaaacccaatatcaaattcCAATAtccatcccgcccaaagtctCAATGGgcatgggtaacccattgggacttgggacaaattgccacctctagtaCAAAGAAACAACTTCAAAATGGCAGCTGCTAATAATTGGCATCATACATATGCAACATATATTGAAGACCTAGGACCAATTGGCATACACAGGGATAAAGATCTTACTAATGAATTGATCCATGTAGCACAAAGATATGCATCTAATTCGATTacattctttattttttgttttgcttttccGAGAATTGCAATTTTATTGTACTAATTCCTTTTACTGCTGCAGAAATCTATATGCTCCATTACAAGCATATATATTAGGCCTTGATAAGTGAAGCGTCCACATCCTTCCCCATATGAAGTAGCCAGTCCAGATAATTAGTTGGACTAGGCTCATTCTCGTTCAGTTTTTCATAGTCAATGGTGTATTTGGCAAAGCTGGAGTCACCTCTGGAGATAACTTGTAACGTTATTATATAGTTCTTGTAGTGCTTCATGCAATCTCCATCTATTGCCTCAGAAGTAATGGTCTTGTTCTCCTCATCAATTTTGAGCCTGTCTTTGAAGACCTCAACTTTGCCATCTATATTTTCATCACAAGTAGATTCATCAGTAGCTATCAGGCTCTATTTGCCACATTTTGGGAAAAAATCaatgcaaaatgaaaattctaatggaaaaaaaaatatgaattagGAACGTTTCATGCTTCATAACAccaaattaaattacaatatacactccttataATTGATGTCTTTCTAATTTTCTTATGTAAAAATTAAACAATTGACCAAGTATGCCAACTACTTCACAAGCAAGGGCACaaaaaaactcataaaaatGAAAGGGGTAAATGGACATCAAGACACAAGTGGAATGGTGGCTTTACCTATGACATAAGTCCACAGCTTGATAGAGCCCTCAGTTTTCCAGTCACCTTCGTGCACTTCAATCCTGTTAACTTTCTCATTCGCAAGATCTGGGAGTTGGTGTGCTTTAGCGCCAAAGCTATGGAAGAACTCATCAGCATCAGACTTCAGCTCGAATTCAGCCTCCAACTTACCTACTAAATTATTAGCCATAGGAGAAAGTTTCAagaattgattaaaaaaaaaaaactactaatAACCTTGATAATACTATGTATTATGCAATTCAGTCACACCTGATTTATAGATGCTTCATGAATTGGTTGGCTCCCACAAGTTAGAAATGTGtggttctctctttcttttctgcaAAACACACGTGCCATCAATGAACATAGATGCATGTTGCAATGTCTTTTCAGGCAAATGATATATTGCCAGGTTTAGCCAATATTGTCACACAAAACTATTAGTTATATCGGCAAGTGATGCAATCCTATCTCCAACAGCGAATTGCACTGTGAAATACTATTGATCATATGGGATTTACTTTGCTGTCTAATCCCTTATCCATTGAAAGCAGAAATCAAAGTTGCTGTACATTCCAATTGACAATTCCTCGGGcaagttttctttattttgctaAGCTGTGCGTCTAGGGCATCATGCCAATTAAATTCAACCATAGAGAGGATAATTTCCACTTTGCGTCCACAATGTTTTAATAGATTTTCAGTTTGcacttgaaaattttaatttaaatacTTTATCATATTGGAAATTACATATATTTTTCTCTTAAAAAGTAAAATTACCGTCGTTAAACTACATTACGTTTTACCACAAATATTTTTGTAATCTTTTGGTAACTCTATGGTTTAATCCAGATATAAAATgggaaaatatacaaattgagtATCGTTGAAAAGAGAGGAAATTAACTTTTGGTATGCAACTCCAAATAATGTAGCTAAGAAGCCAATATTGCTTTACACCAGTTATTTATATTCATCTACTTTTTACGTACCTGTACACATTTGTTATTCCAACGCGCAAGTTTTAGAGTACATTTTGACTAACAATAGTTGT from the Coffea arabica cultivar ET-39 chromosome 11e, Coffea Arabica ET-39 HiFi, whole genome shotgun sequence genome contains:
- the LOC113717660 gene encoding MLP-like protein 43, translating into MANNLVGKLEAEFELKSDADEFFHSFGAKAHQLPDLANEKVNRIEVHEGDWKTEGSIKLWTYVIDGKVEVFKDRLKIDEENKTITSEAIDGDCMKHYKNYIITLQVISRGDSSFAKYTIDYEKLNENEPSPTNYLDWLLHMGKDVDASLIKA